The Fictibacillus arsenicus genome contains a region encoding:
- a CDS encoding enoyl-CoA hydratase-related protein: MFETISYETRGKTAWITLNRPDKLNAFTSLMHKEMVSAVKEANKDSKVRAVVITGAGRAFCSGQDLTGSTDSTDYGEVLRKGYNPMVQALVAMEKPVIAAVNGVAAGAGMSLALACDFRIASEKASFIEAFIHVGLVPDSGNLYFLPRLVGHAKAMELAVLGEKITAQQAKEFGLVTKTVSEEEFMLEVETFAEKLANMPTKAIGLIKRYLNKTWESDLNEVLEYEAQAQKIAGESEDHQEGLHAFLEKRKPAFTGK; this comes from the coding sequence ATGTTTGAAACGATTAGCTACGAAACAAGAGGAAAGACAGCATGGATTACACTGAACCGTCCGGATAAACTAAATGCTTTTACATCACTCATGCATAAGGAAATGGTGTCGGCGGTTAAAGAGGCGAACAAAGACAGCAAGGTAAGAGCAGTAGTCATTACTGGAGCTGGGCGTGCATTCTGTTCCGGACAGGACTTAACTGGTTCGACAGATTCTACGGATTATGGTGAAGTTCTCCGCAAAGGGTATAACCCGATGGTGCAAGCACTTGTGGCGATGGAAAAGCCAGTGATCGCAGCGGTAAACGGTGTGGCAGCAGGTGCAGGGATGAGCTTGGCATTGGCGTGCGATTTCCGTATCGCGAGCGAGAAAGCGAGTTTTATTGAGGCGTTCATTCACGTGGGCTTAGTTCCAGACTCAGGGAACCTATACTTCTTGCCGCGTTTAGTCGGGCATGCGAAAGCGATGGAGCTTGCAGTACTCGGTGAAAAGATTACAGCACAGCAAGCTAAAGAGTTCGGTCTCGTTACAAAAACAGTGAGCGAAGAAGAGTTCATGCTTGAAGTTGAAACGTTCGCGGAAAAATTGGCAAACATGCCTACGAAAGCAATCGGGCTTATTAAACGTTATTTAAATAAAACCTGGGAAAGCGATCTGAACGAAGTGCTCGAATATGAAGCACAAGCACAGAAGATCGCAGGAGAGTCTGAAGATCATCAAGAAGGACTGCATGCATTTTTAGAAAAGAGAAAACCTGCATTCACAGGAAAATAG
- the paaD gene encoding 1,2-phenylacetyl-CoA epoxidase subunit PaaD: protein MNHVSEIKNSMTDTVMDALGDVKDPEIASVSILDLGMIHEVEVTDGNVKVSVLPTFSGCPALHIIERDIKKALETVEGIESAEVNFVFTPSWTTDRITPEGRERLKEFGISPPPANHVMGEPWEIDCPYCGSTYVTMENIFGPTACRSILYCKSCKNPFEAMKPVADMG, encoded by the coding sequence ATGAACCACGTGTCCGAAATAAAAAACAGCATGACCGATACCGTTATGGACGCGCTTGGGGATGTTAAAGATCCTGAAATCGCCTCCGTCAGCATATTGGACCTGGGTATGATACACGAAGTAGAAGTGACAGATGGAAATGTGAAAGTTTCCGTACTGCCTACCTTTTCGGGGTGTCCTGCCTTGCATATCATCGAAAGAGATATTAAAAAAGCCTTAGAAACAGTAGAAGGAATTGAATCGGCAGAAGTGAATTTTGTATTTACACCCTCATGGACAACAGACCGAATCACACCAGAGGGACGTGAGAGATTAAAAGAATTCGGAATCTCTCCGCCGCCGGCGAACCATGTAATGGGTGAGCCATGGGAGATCGACTGTCCATATTGCGGGTCAACCTATGTGACGATGGAAAACATTTTTGGTCCGACAGCATGCCGAAGCATCCTGTATTGCAAGTCGTGCAAAAACCCGTTTGAAGCAATGAAACCAGTTGCTGATATGGGGTAG
- a CDS encoding EthD family reductase: MVKLIALYKTPENIDQFDEHYFGHHTEITKKIPGLRKMEVTKIVGSPMGKSEYHILCEMYYDDHDALKAAMKSDEGKASGKDLMSFAAELVTLMIGEEINE; this comes from the coding sequence ATGGTAAAATTAATCGCACTTTACAAAACACCGGAAAACATTGATCAATTCGACGAGCACTATTTTGGACATCATACAGAGATTACAAAAAAGATTCCTGGACTTCGCAAAATGGAAGTAACTAAGATTGTTGGTTCTCCAATGGGGAAAAGCGAGTACCATATTCTTTGTGAAATGTACTACGATGATCATGACGCACTAAAAGCAGCGATGAAGTCAGACGAAGGTAAAGCTTCTGGTAAAGACTTAATGAGCTTTGCAGCAGAACTTGTAACGCTCATGATCGGTGAGGAAATCAATGAGTAA
- the paaC gene encoding 1,2-phenylacetyl-CoA epoxidase subunit PaaC: MTQETLKPQEKAALIELLYQMGDDDFILSFRGSEWLGLAPHIEEDVAFSSISQDMMGHANLYYRLLEDLGEGEADRIAHLRTPDQFRNAIILEEVNGPGTYLKEPDYDWAFAVVRNYFYAVHKQIRLDSLRHSSYEPLAEAARKIMTEQYYHLMHWEVWFKQLMTSTDEAIERMNAAIEKVWKDFGGVLTLVPSYAEIVKANLIDDEAVMKKRWTNKMEAVFKEVGAEYPGEPRMERGNGRNGVHTDDLKQALSTLSEVYATNPATGW; encoded by the coding sequence ATGACACAGGAAACATTGAAGCCACAAGAGAAAGCCGCATTGATCGAGCTTCTCTATCAGATGGGAGACGATGATTTTATTCTTTCGTTCCGTGGATCTGAATGGCTCGGACTTGCGCCGCATATTGAAGAGGATGTTGCGTTCTCATCCATCTCTCAGGACATGATGGGTCATGCAAACCTTTACTATCGTCTATTAGAGGATCTTGGAGAAGGGGAAGCAGATAGAATTGCTCATTTGCGTACACCTGATCAATTCCGCAATGCCATCATTTTAGAAGAAGTGAACGGACCTGGCACGTATTTAAAAGAACCTGATTATGACTGGGCATTTGCTGTAGTCCGCAATTACTTTTATGCGGTGCATAAACAGATTCGTTTAGATTCGCTTCGCCATTCTTCTTATGAGCCATTAGCTGAGGCAGCAAGAAAAATCATGACCGAACAATACTATCACCTCATGCACTGGGAAGTTTGGTTTAAGCAGCTGATGACGAGTACAGATGAAGCGATCGAGCGTATGAACGCAGCTATTGAAAAAGTCTGGAAGGATTTCGGCGGTGTTCTTACACTTGTTCCTTCATACGCAGAGATCGTGAAAGCGAACTTGATCGATGATGAAGCAGTCATGAAAAAACGCTGGACGAACAAGATGGAAGCAGTGTTTAAAGAAGTGGGAGCAGAATATCCTGGCGAGCCTCGAATGGAAAGAGGCAACGGGAGAAACGGTGTTCACACAGATGATTTAAAACAAGCATTATCTACACTTTCAGAAGTGTATGCTACAAATCCTGCAACTGGCTGGTAA
- a CDS encoding enoyl-CoA hydratase/isomerase family protein, protein MSNYETIITSVEDGIALIQLNRPRVLNAINRPMVTELLDAFEGFDRNDEVKAIVLTGNQRAFAAGADIDEMKEDDSVSLELLNQFKEWDRLATIKKPIIGAVNGYCFGGGFELALCADILFAAENAQFGFPEIKLGVMPGAGGTVKLTKLMGQKKALEWLWLGDPMTADEALQYGVINRVIAPELVLEEAKKYARIVASRAPLSTRLIKETVYKSIDYSTYEGMQFERKNFYLLFSSQDQKEGMKAFVEKRPAEFKGK, encoded by the coding sequence ATGAGTAATTACGAAACAATCATAACCTCAGTTGAAGATGGGATTGCCTTAATTCAATTAAACAGGCCGCGTGTTCTAAACGCGATCAACCGGCCGATGGTTACGGAGCTTTTAGATGCTTTTGAAGGATTTGACCGTAATGATGAGGTGAAAGCAATTGTTTTAACAGGTAACCAGCGTGCATTTGCTGCTGGTGCAGACATTGATGAAATGAAAGAAGACGACAGCGTTTCTCTTGAACTATTAAACCAGTTCAAAGAATGGGATCGTCTCGCAACGATAAAGAAACCGATTATCGGTGCTGTTAACGGCTATTGTTTCGGCGGGGGGTTTGAGCTTGCTCTTTGTGCAGATATTCTTTTTGCGGCAGAGAACGCACAGTTCGGATTCCCTGAAATCAAACTTGGGGTAATGCCAGGTGCTGGAGGAACAGTAAAGCTCACTAAGCTTATGGGACAGAAGAAAGCACTGGAATGGCTGTGGCTCGGTGATCCGATGACAGCAGATGAAGCGCTCCAATATGGAGTGATCAACCGCGTTATCGCACCTGAACTTGTTTTAGAAGAAGCGAAAAAGTATGCAAGAATTGTAGCTTCAAGAGCTCCATTATCGACTCGTTTAATTAAAGAAACCGTCTATAAATCTATCGATTATTCAACATATGAAGGCATGCAGTTTGAAAGAAAAAACTTTTACCTATTATTCTCATCGCAGGACCAAAAAGAAGGCATGAAAGCATTTGTTGAAAAACGTCCTGCAGAGTTTAAAGGGAAGTAG